The Toxoplasma gondii ME49 chromosome XII, whole genome shotgun sequence genome includes a region encoding these proteins:
- a CDS encoding phospholipase D active site domain-containing protein (encoded by transcript TGME49_246530): MRLCFRVPARCVRFLQTPSHFFQVSSFLISRAERRVALAALYVGSGPRERFLVDLLRQRMQDVACKRECDRPGGVFRDFLWREEQTGAGSGETLAAKAAQRRGGQRREENNGGSERRAASARTERESEADFESRRRRLQVDILVDHLRGTRKDKTGCSSASVLASLLKREERVSEVDVLSTGADLSPQFCRPGHENSSNASALKASSPSSSSTVSPSSSSSPSRSSECSSSLSSTRSSPSSSPSLASFSGEEDLARISFFHNPLTSSSLLGRLLPPRVNEVLGVQHMKALVVDDAVLLTGANFSEEYMVNRADRYVVVNDAAVAHAVCRLIQTVQRGSFCLRLREQRRGEEAPGEADATRGRLSEAPENRPTNARTAAGGEETGARGFDCVTATSTETRSAHRGAEGGEERFAGLDSEAKNGGKAARSRSRGEDEGGAEAQRGERGKNGGRVETEDAKERGEDDFDVVWDPQFTLTSNPTQDPAAFSRDFYRLLKEACEGVSSTAFLASEVKPYNAKTEAVSCTPSTQSKEASCDAGHPATRGQVLVETAGDSGVCTLELALQAGFTNPPVDDLARVLDEIFVEAGSEGSPSAVSGSECMKNSPNAEESTHVAPPFRPASRSEEDAGRASTAASSGSSSVVSEDEKDAATPPYSSTNVSKAVVLASPYLNLPTRLLRRLAALCVEHSDALESRPEAPRAERELAATSGICDEVLRSRKMAVVTASPQANSFHKSKGVSRYIPEAYAYIAYRVSRLLEHAAHKTPSAGRGFLGHRHPREARDSDAEAAVHAQRELCSARLSEKSIGSSRPGSEAVALQTTGGNLVVC, encoded by the exons ATGCGGCTCTGCTTCAGAGTCCCGGCGCGATGCGTCCGCTTCCTGCAGACGCCCTCTCACTTCTTTCAggtttcttcgttcctcatttccagagcagagagaagagtcgccCTCGCTGCGCTCTACGTCGGGTCGGGGCCGAGAGAGCGTTTTCTCGTGGATCTGTTGagacaacgcatgcaagacgttgcatgcaaacgcgaGTGCGACCGCCCAGGCGGCGTTTTCCGCGACTTTTTGTGGagggaagaacagacaggAGCAGGCAGTGGTGAGACCctggcggcgaaggcggcacagagaaggggaggtcagagaagagaagaaaacaacgggGGGTCGGAGAGAAGGGCTGCAAGTGCGAGGACggaacgagagagcgaagccgactttgagagcagaagaagaaggctgcAGGTGGACATTCTCGTCGATCATCTACGTGGAACGCGGAAAGACAAGACTGGATGTTCGTCCGCCTCCGTTCTGGCCTCTCTCCTCaaacgcgaagaacgcgTCTCCGAAGTGGACGTACTCTCGACTGGTGCCGACCTTTCTCCGCAGTTTTGCCGCCCTGGTCACGAGAACTCATCGAACGCCAGTGCCTTAaaggcgtcttctccgtcctcctcgtccacagtctccccttcctcttcttcgtctccctctcgttcgtctgagtgttcctcttctctctcctccacccgttcctcgccttcttcctctccttcgcttgcGTCCTTTTCCGGCGAAGAGGATCTGGCCCGGATCAGCTTCTTCCACAATCCGCtgacgtcttcttctctcttgggTCGCCTGCTGCCGCCGCGAGTCAACGAGGTTCTGGGCGTCCAGCACATGAAGGCTTTGGTCGTCGACGACGCAGTGCTGCTGACCGGGGCGAACTTCAGCGAGGAGTACATGGTGAACCGCGCAGACCGGTACGTAGTGGTGAACGACGCCGctgtcgcgcatgcagtgtgtCGCCTGATCCAGACAGTGCAGCGCGGCAGTTTCTGTCTTCGActcagagagcagagacgcggcgaGGAGGCACCCGGAGAAGCGGACGCAACTCGCGGGCGTCTCTCAGAGGCTCCAGAGAATCGGCCGACCAACGCGAGAACAGCAGCTGGgggtgaggagacaggcgcccGCGGCTTTGACTGCGTGACGGCGACAAGCACGGAGACGCGCTCCGCGCacagaggcgcagaaggcggagaagagcgtTTCGCGGGTCTTGAttcggaggcgaagaacggGGGAAAGGCCGCGAGGTCAAGATctagaggagaagacgaaggcggcgcggaggcgcaacggggagagagaggaaagaacggaggcagagtcgagacagaagacgcgaaggagagaggagaggacgatTTCGACGTCGTCTGGGATCCCCAGTTCACTTTGACGAGCAACCCAACACAAGATCCGGCGGCCTTCTCGCGTGACTTTTATCGCCTCCTGAAAGAAGCGTGTGAAGGCGTCTCGTCCAcggccttcctcgcttccgaAGTGAAGCCTTACAAtgcgaagacagaggcggTCTCCTGCACTCCTTCGACGCAGAGCAAGGAAGCCAGCTGTGACGCGGGGCATCCTGCAACTCGAGGACAAGTGCTAGTGGAGACGGCGGGAGactcaggtgtatgtacactcgaGCTCGCTCTTCAAGCGGGTTTCACCAATCCGCCCGTTGACGACCTCGCTCGAGTTCTCGACGAGATCTTTGTGGAGGCAGGGAGCGAAGGTTCGCCCAGTGCAGTCTCCGGTTCAGAGTGCATGAAGAACAGTCCGAACGCCGAAGAATCAACGCATGTTGCACCTCCTTTCCGTCCAGCGAGCAGGAGTGAGGAAGATGCAGGTCGAGCGTCCACCGCTGCGTCTTCAGGAAGCAGCTCTGTAGTTtccgaggacgagaaagacgccGCAACGCCGCCATACAGTTCTACAAACGTTTCGAAAGCGGTCGTTCTGGCGTCTCCGTACCTGAATCTTCCTACGCGGTTGCTGCGGAGACTCGCTGCTCTGTGTGTCGAGCATTCAGACGCTCTAGAGTCCCGACCGGAGGCCCCGAGGGCCGAAAGGGAGCTTGCAGCTACCTCAGGGATCTGCGACGAAGTCTTGCGCTCCCGAAAGATGGCTGTCGTGACAGCGTCTCCCCAGGCAAACAGCTTTCACAAGTCGAAAGGTGTGTCGCGGTACATTCCAGAGGCGTATGCGTACATAGCTTACCGTGTATCTCGGCTGCTTGAACATGCGGCGCACAAGACGCCGTCGGCTGGACGCGGCTTTCTGGGCCACCGACacccgagagaggcgagagattcggacgcagaagcagctgtgcatgcacagcggGAGTTGTGTAGCGCCAGGTTGTCGGAGAAATCCATAGGCTCTTCCAGACCAGGGTCGGAGGCCGTCGCTCTACAGACAACGGGAG GGAATCTGGTTGTTTGCTga
- a CDS encoding hypothetical protein (encoded by transcript TGME49_246535), producing the protein MHRSCVDRQSGACSRKKPVGNKDSNAQAKETKSRSRVLSTQLSSRSRCSARSLKFELPNTVKYGNMDGDSPLGFLASSRSGPAVLDRARSSTDWVSSLPLSCTVRPELSFALQVL; encoded by the exons ATGCACCGCAGCTGTGTGGACCGACAGAGTGGCGCGTGCAGCAGGAAAAAGCCAGTTGGAAACAAAGATTCAAACGCACAAGCCAAGGAAACAAA GTCGCGGTCCCGAGTCCTCAGCACACAACTCAGTTCGAGGTCCCGATGTTCCGCCCGTTCGCTGAAATTCGAGCTGCCAAACACCGTCAAGTACGGCAACATGGATGGCGACTCTCCTCTTggctttctcgcctcttcgaGGTCTGGCCCGGCTGTCCTCGATCGAGCACGCAGTTCGACAGACTGggtttcctcgcttccccttTCCTGCACTGTCAGGCCCGAGCTCTCTTTTGCCTTGCAGGTCCTCTGA
- a CDS encoding cytochrome c1, heme protein (encoded by transcript TGME49_246540~Predicted trans-membrane domain (TMHMM2.0):357-380) encodes MGGGGGGALNKLFPGYKDKIWMKVPVQWRQQMIQHWNKSYEKQVYSESVALNRTFQARNQLVLDRLKPSGAYRLPAVDYKRQLSRGTLVEGADFYLPTAQEQQRLARHFEPYSEQEQEERRKFRFQSISVYLAVALGASFVHDYFYQRRPVAWCLEKEPPHPPSYPFWFKSLFHSHDIPSVRRGYEVYRKVCATCHSMEQLHFRHLVGEVLPEKRVKQIAAEYDVTDGPNDQGEMYTRPGILGDAFPSPYPNEEAARYANGGAYPPDLSLITAARHFGPDYLMALLGGYRDPPEGVELRPGLYWNVWFPGNAIAMPPPLMDEMIDYEDGTPCNISQMSKDVVNFLTWATEPTADERKLYGLKCVSAIAIGTVLMTLWWRFYWAMYATRRIDFGKLKYL; translated from the exons ATgggaggcggcggaggcggcgcgcTGAACAAGCTGTTCCCTGGATACAAGGACAAGATCTGGATGAAAGTTCCAGTTCAG TGGCGACAGCAGATGATTCAGCATTGGAACAAGTCGTACGAGAAGCAGGTGTACAGCGAGTCCGTCGCGTTGAACAGAACTTTCCAGGCTCGCAACCAGCTGGTTCTGGATCGTCTGAAGCCGAGCGGAGCGTACCGTCTCCCCGCTGTGGACTACAAGAGACAACTCAGTCGAGGCACGCTTGTCGAGGGAGCCGACTTCTACCTCCCGACTGCTCAGGAGCAGCAACGCCTGGCTCGCCACTTCGAGCCGTACTCCGAgcaagaacaagaagaaaggagaaagttTCGCTTCCAGAG CATTTCGGTGTACTTGGCTGTCGCTCTCGGGGCCTCCTTCGTCCACGACTACTTCTACCAGCGTCGACCAGTTGCGTGGTGTCTGGAGAAGGAACCCCCGCATCCTCCGAGCTACCCTTTCTGGTTCAAAtctctcttccactctcACGACATTCCCTCTGTCCGACGTGGCTATGAAGTCTACCGCAAG GTGTGTGCAACATGCCACTCCATGGAGCAGCTGCATTTCCGCCATCTTGTCGGGGAGGTTCTTCCCGAGAAGCGCGTGAAGCAGATCGCTGCGGAGTACGACGTGACCGACGGTCCAAATGATCAGGGCGAAATGTACACGCGTCCTGGTATCCTCGGAGATGCTTTTCCCTCGCCGTATCCGAACGAAGAAG CTGCGCGTTACGCCAACGGAGGAGCCTATCCACCGGATCTTTCCCTCATCACCGCGGCTCGCCATTTTGGTCCAGACTATTTGATGGCTCTGCTTGGCGGCTACCGCGACCCGCCTGAGGGTGTCGAGCTCCGACCTGGCCTGTACTGGAATGTGTGGTTCCCCGGAAACGCCATTGCCATGCCTCCGCCCCTCATGGACGAAATGATTGACTACGAAGATGGCACTCCCTGCAACATTTCTCAGATG TCGAAGGATGTTGTCAACTTTTTGACCTGGGCAACAGAGCCGACCGCGGATGAGCGGAAACTGTACGGGTTGAAGTGCGTGAGCGCCATTGCGATCGGAACTGTTTTGATGACTCTGTGGTGGAGGTTCTACTGGGCCATGTACGCGACCCGCCGCATCGATTTCGGAAAGCTGAAGTATTTGTGA
- the ASP3 gene encoding aspartyl protease ASP3 (encoded by transcript TGME49_246550~Product name based on PMID:17547703.~Signal peptide predicted by SignalP 2.0 HMM (probability 0.961) with cleavage site probability 0.841 at residue 31~Predicted trans-membrane domain (TMHMM2.0):12-35), whose amino-acid sequence MEGRTTAGRATPAGFWLFSCCLASLLWSANALIPAGKSAGSSFLAATSSQPSEEAPREFPGHLSNSQIASETGSALKIEEIASSGSAPEVSGAAGASASKTSEKPIRPYHTGPSSRSSAYSASSGIPLCHTCSSFDAANGGCRLCVHGEVASDFLMPMMPIRNIDTHREETLSRLEANHRTHLNEKKNFYVLRGKGPFGSLGNLPGTPGLDAAIAFGLSSPDLPSASFAQIKNKDSSDSGDVAAVGEETDSAVADGSKTLDLDLKLAETSVPILQMKDSQYVGVIGIGTPPQFVQPIFDTGSTNLWVVGSKCTDDTCTKVTRFDPSASKTFRAANPPVHLDITFGTGRIEGSTGIDDFTVGPFLVKGQSFGLVESEGGHNMHGNIFKTINFEGIVGLAFPEMSSTGTVPIYDNIISQGTLKENEFAFYMAKGSQVSALFFGGVDPRFYEAPIHMFPVTREHYWETSLDAIYIGDKKFCCEEGTKNYVILDSGTSFNTMPSGELGKLLDMIPSKECNLDDPEFTSDFPTITYVIGGVKFPLTPEQYLVRSKKNECKPAYMQIDVPSQFGHAYILGSVAFMRHYYTVFRRSDGTRPSLVGIARAVHNDDNSAYLSNVLNEYPGAHIRKEDLMMERSMSAPSMREL is encoded by the exons ATGGAGGGCCGGACTACCGCGGGGCGGGCCACCCCCGCAGGCTTCTGGCTGTTTTCTTGCTGTCTggcctcgcttctctggagCGCAAACGCGCTCATTCCTGCTGGGAAATCTGCTGGatcctctttcctcgccgctACTTCCTCTCAGCCTTCAGAGGAAGCTCCTCGCGAGTTCCCTGGGCACCTAAGTAACTCTCAAATCGCTTCAGAAACAGGCAGTGCCCTGAAGATCGAGGAAATCGCCTCTTCCGGCTCTGCACCTGAAGTCAGTGGTGCAGCTGGCGCGTCTGCCTCCAAAACAAGCGAAAAACCTATTCGGCCCTACCATACTGGAccgagttctcgctcttctgcctACTCAGCTAGTTCAGGAATTCCCCTCTGTCACACCTGCAGCAGCTTCGATGCCGCTAACGGCGGCTGCCGCTTGTGTGTCCACGGCGAGGTCGCCTCCGAT tTTTTGATGCCGATGATGCCCATTCGGAACATCGACACGCATCGAGAGGAGACTCTGTCGCGTCTGGAAGCGAATCACCGGACGCATttgaacgagaagaaaaacttcTACGTTCTTCGCGGAAAAGGACCTTTCGGTTCGCTTGGAAACCTTCCTGGAACCCCCGGGCTGGATGCAGCGATTGCGTTCGGTCTAAGCTCTCCCGACCTCCCTTCTGCCTCCTTTGCGCAAATCAAAAATAAGGATTCGAGCGACTCCGGAGACGTCGCAGCAGTAGGGGAAGAGACCGATTCTGCGGTCGCAGACGGGTCGAAGACTTTGGACTTGGATTTGAAACTTGCAGAAACGTCCGTCCCCATCCTGCAAATGAAAGAT AGTCAATACGTCGGAGTGATTGGCATCGGAACGCCTCCTCAGTTCGTCCAGCCTATCTTCGACACGGGCAGCAC GAATCTCTGGGTCGTCGGTTCAAAGTGCACAGACGACACTTGCACAAAAGTCACCCGCTTCGATCCGTCTGCGTCGAAGACCTTCAGAGCGGCAAATCCGCCGGTGCATTTAGACATTACATTCGGGACAGGACGTATTGAAGGCAGCACAGGAATCGACGACTTCACCGTTGGACCTTTCTTGGTCAAGGGCCAGTCCTTTGGCTTAGTCGAAAGTGAAGGTGGCCACAACATGCACGGAAACATCTTCAAG ACTATCAACTTTGAAGGCATTGTTGGTCTCGCATTCCCCGAAATGTCCAGCACCGGAACTGTTCCCATTTACGACAACATCATTAGCCAGGGCACTCTGAAGGAGAACGAATTTGCTTTTTACATGGCGAAGGGCTCCCAG GTTTCGGCTCTGTTTTTTGGTGGTGTCGATCCGCGATTCTATGAGGCGCCTATCCACATGTTCCCCGTGACACGCGAGCACTACTGGGAGACCTCTCTGGATGCCATTTACATTGGAGATAAGAAGTTCTGCTGCGAGGAGGGCACGAAGAATTACGTCATCCTGGATTCGGGAACAAGCTTCAACACCATGCCTAGTGGCGAACTCGGCAAGCTGTTGGATATGATTCCCTCCAAG GAATGCAATCTGGACGACCCTGAATTCACCAGTGACTTCCCAACTATTACCTACGTTATC GGAGGCGTCAAGTTCCCTCTGACGCCTGAGCAGTACTTGGTGCGAAGCAAGAAGAACGAGTGCAAGCCCGCGTATATGCAGATCGACGTTCCATCTCAGTTCGGGCATGCGTACATTCTTGGTTCAGTCGCTTTCATGCGGCACTACTACACTGTTTTCAGGCGTTCCGACGGGACACGGCCGTCTTTG GTCGGTATCGCTCGCGCGGTGCACAACGACGACAACAGTGCGTACCTTTCGAATGTGCTGAATGAATACCCCGGTGCGCATATTCGCAAAGAGGATTTGATGATGGAGAGGTCGATGAGTGCGCCGTCGATGCGTGAATTGTGA
- a CDS encoding hypothetical protein (encoded by transcript TGME49_246555) codes for MSSSVSGVTMQHGVMSRGADGQYGSLNVRKTRVNSFLPDGSETKLLPRPASSPASCNQQHGGLSSSRRADGTPPGFSPHTRQAAEKMQFRGSQPAPSDTSPLPFRETSFLSTSKRADNLFVASVPSSPVSGRYRSPYVVGFTIRMIEQGEGSGKEKIKPSSAPPARPRSTPQVHQSTYDGSHGRRKAYMLTVDRRGLAWHPISLHEHTAAGGHHSGLRCYLTLSVT; via the exons ATGTCCAGTAGTGTGTCAGGGGTCACAATGCAGCACGGGGTAATGTCGCGGGGTGCGGATGGACAGTACGGCTCTTTAAATGTCAGAAAAACTCGCGTGAACAGCTTCCTCCCAGACGGCTCCGAGACCAAATTGCTTCCCAGACCTGCCTCCTCGCCGGCTTCGTGTAATCAACAACATGGAGGCCTGTCTTCATCACGCAGAGCCGATGGCACTCCTCCCGGTTTCTCTCCGCATACACGACAAGCGGCAGAGAAAATGCAATTCCG AGGGTCACAGCCGGCACCGTCTGATACTTCCCCGCTGCCGTTTAGAGAGACATCATTCCTGTCAACATCGAAGAGGGCCGACAACCTCTTCGTTGCTTCTGTGCCTTCATCACCCGTTTCGGGCAGATATCGAAGTCCCTATGTTGTCGGTTTCACCATTCGCATGATCGAACAG ggagaaggaagtggaAAGGAAAAGATCAAGCCCAGCTCTGCTCCTCCCGCCAGACCAAGGTCCACTCCGCAAGTTCACCAAAGTACGTATGATGGGTCACATGGCCGAAGAAAGGCATACATGCTGACGGTAGACCGGCGTGGTCTCGCTTGGCATCCCATTTCGCTACACGAACATACTGCTGCCGGAGGTCATCACAGCGGTTTGAGATGTTATTTAACGCTATCCGTCACGTAA
- a CDS encoding vacuolar ATP synthase subunit g, putative (encoded by transcript TGME49_246560), whose product MAAAKGSNALIQQLLEAEEEADTIVNKAKENRVKMLKDARFSAEEELKVFRAKEEERFKAEYEQTAGQEDSLVSSLEAKTKGEIEGIKKDYMENKDKLIEFIHRKVMDVDLSLDTETIAVLRTCDKRGVAP is encoded by the exons ATGGCGGCAGCGAAGGGCTCCAATGCACTCATTCAGCAGCTCctcgaggcagaggaggaggccGACACCATCGTCAacaaagcgaaggaaa ACCGGGTGAAGATGCTCAAGGATGCCCGCTTCAGTGCTGAGGAAGAGCTGAAGGTATTTCGCGCCAAAGAGGAGGAGCGATTCAAGGCGGAATACGAACAG ACCGCAGGCCAAGAAGATTCTCTGGTGTCGAgcctggaggcgaagacaaAGGGCGAGATTGAGGGCATCAAGAAAGACTACATGGAGAACAAAGACAAACTCATCGAGTTCATTCACAGAAAAGTCATGGATGTCGATCTTTCGTTGGACACGGAAACGATTGCTGTTCTACGCACTTGCGACAAACGAGGCGTCGCACCGTAA
- a CDS encoding hypothetical protein (encoded by transcript TGME49_246570) yields the protein MSDGITKSLYERRSGALVFKGRGSLKDEKKKERKKKNRKRERDDEVREEEEVELEDVEEVEGEGRIVSSGSTIQGFETKFMDQCEAGDVLMIKHPLTHQVERRIISKIMTNRSMTVSDGFSTDLVSTTTFAIRKEGAILRKKAEKAATRDKKRQKGDADGDFDKVVQDEVSRQLQKNLKKAAKIVTVREKTGMWGYKVVSRKADHELTAEERLDERCKQGRDKFCW from the coding sequence ATGTCTGACGGAATCACAAAGAGTCTGTACGAGCGAAGGAGCGGGGCCCTGGTGTTTAAGGGCCGAGGGAGTttgaaagacgagaagaagaaggagcgcaaaaagaagaacaggaagcgggagagagatgacgaggtgagagaagaggaggaagtaGAGCTGGAAGACGTTGAAGAggtcgaaggagaaggccgcATTGTGTCCAGCGGCAGCACCATTCAGGGCTTTGAGACCAAGTTCATGGACCAGTGTGAAGCAGGAGACGTTTTGATGATCAAGCATCCGCTCACGCACCAGGTGGAAAGGCGAATTATCAGTAAAATCATGACAAATCGCAGCATGACTGTCTCGGATGGCTTTTCAACCGATCTCGTCAGCACAACCACGTTCGCAATCCGAAAGGAAGGGGCTATCTTGCgcaagaaagcagaaaaggcaGCCACCCGCGACAAAAAGCGTCAAAAAGGCGATGCCGACGGAGACTTTGACAAAGTCGTCCAAGACGAGGTTTCCAGACAGCTTCAGAAGAACCTAAAAAAGGCCGCGAAAATTGTCACGGTCCGTGAGAAGACGGGTATGTGGGGGTACAAGGTCGTTTCCCGAAAAGCGGACCACGAACTGACCGCTGAAGAGAGACTGGACGAACGGTGCAAGCAAGGGCGAGACAAGTTTTGTTGGTAA
- a CDS encoding hypothetical protein (encoded by transcript TGME49_246580~Signal peptide predicted by SignalP 2.0 HMM (probability 0.974) with cleavage site probability 0.907 at residue 20~Predicted trans-membrane domain (TMHMM2.0):4-23), which yields MGECAILAICLVVFFAVLMSFDYRDGIKFPCMFASDRESKREPNFVYSSEVETFVNRSGAVCVEDIVTFVNKRRMGKDGEVGTKDDTMTLEEQVSMLSAMLEANFHGGFWVNTPWTLNYDESGQTWAKLLYADGDEYLMISGSRTGYSGLINEPHVTKSFFGLEGALRLQRRAPHRPVLIAPLLSRRGVEARVEPVGSEGELWTSGFRIRKGQKVLFSTESQSEGAVVLQYAYGSKPSATLWSFILPPLFKAFDWETSFTYLRALGESFYRNGILPVVAFMVDKEDAWSARMNLSYRSESEQSYTYDAEREEEETGEDTALAEAHGLKEPQEAGAPAKAAASDGKAKANPPPATGEARKEDKNEEQDLEDEEDEEPLARDEEL from the exons ATGGGGGAATGCGCCATTTTGGCAATTTGcctcgttgtcttcttcgcggtgTTGATGAGTTTCGACTACCGCGACGGCATAAAGTTCCCGTGCATGTTCGCgtcagacagagagagcaaacgCGAGCCGAATTTCGTCTACTCCAGTGAGGTGGAGACTTTCGTAAACCGAA GCGGAGCCGTTTGCGTGGAAGACATCGTCACCTTCGTCAACAAGCGACGCATGGGGAAAGATGGCGAAGTTGGGACGAAG GACGATACAATGACCCTGGAGGAACAGGTGTCTATGCTCTCTGCCATGCTGGAAGCCAATTTCCACGGCGGGTTCTGGGTGAATACCCCATGGACCCTCAACTACGACGAAA GCGGCCAAACATGGGCGAAGCTGCTCTATGCGGACGGTGACGAATATCTCATGATTTCCGGCTCTCGAACGGGTTATAGTGGGTTGATCAACGAGCCGCATGTGACGAAAAGCTTCTTCGGACTCGAG GGTGCCTTGCGTCTGCAACGTCGCGCTCCACACCGTCCCGTCTTGATTGCGCCTCTCCTCAGTCGGCGAGGGGTGGAGGCCCGCGTCGAGCCTGTCGGCTCTGAGGGCGAGTTGTGGACAAGTGGGTTCCGGATCCGGAAAGGACAGAAGGTGCTTTTCAGCACTGAG TCGCAGTCGGAGGGTGCGGTTGTGCTTCAGTACGCTTACGGTTCGAAGCCCTCTGCGACATTGTGGTCCTTCATTCTTCCGCCGTTGTTCAAAGCGTTTGACTGGGA AACGAGCTTTACGTACCTGCGCGCGCTGGGAGAGTCGTTCTACCGTAACGGAATTCTGCCGGTGGTTGCGTTCATGGTGGACAAGGAGGACGCCTGGTCAGCTCGGATGAACCTGTCCTACCGCTCAGAAAGCGAACAAAGCTACACGTATGATGCGgagcgggaagaagaagaaactggagaagacACTGCTCTGGCTGAAGCTCACGGACTGAAAGAACCTCAGGAGGCGGGTGCACCGGCCAAGGCTGCGGCATCTGACGGAAAGGCGAAAGCCAATCCGCCGCCAGCGACGGGAGAAGCTCGGAAGGAAGACAAGAACGAGGAGCAGGACttggaggacgaagaagacgaagagccCCTGGCTCGGGATGAAGAGCTCTAA